One Blastocatellia bacterium genomic window carries:
- a CDS encoding 1-acyl-sn-glycerol-3-phosphate acyltransferase, with translation MRDRARGWAMFAFWGFSLAVIAPVLFALFLLSRQKRVLYAPARLFIRIGLWLSGVRFEVVGLERLDPHQTYLFLSNHQSLLDPLIQLIALERDMAFLAKKELFRWPLLNPGLYWIDCAPIDRSNRERAIESLHRAAEKLRRGVSFLAYPEGTRTPDGTLLPFRKGVFLMALEAGVPIVPVTIRGTYEVMPKGPLRCRPGRVRVIVHEPIPTTAYSVATLEVLMTTVRRAIASALPESSASASSWRARSISM, from the coding sequence ATGCGCGATCGGGCGAGAGGATGGGCGATGTTCGCCTTCTGGGGCTTCAGTTTAGCGGTGATCGCTCCAGTGCTGTTCGCGCTCTTTCTGCTTTCTCGGCAAAAACGTGTGCTCTATGCTCCCGCGCGGCTCTTCATTCGAATTGGGCTTTGGCTCAGCGGCGTGCGCTTTGAGGTCGTCGGGTTGGAGCGGCTCGATCCGCACCAAACGTATCTCTTCCTGTCGAATCATCAGAGCCTGCTCGACCCGCTCATTCAGCTGATCGCGCTTGAGCGGGATATGGCGTTTTTGGCCAAGAAGGAACTGTTTCGATGGCCGCTGCTCAACCCGGGTTTGTATTGGATTGACTGCGCGCCGATTGATCGCTCGAACCGCGAACGCGCGATCGAGAGCTTGCATCGAGCGGCCGAGAAGCTCCGGCGAGGCGTGAGCTTCCTCGCCTATCCTGAAGGCACGCGCACGCCCGATGGAACGCTGCTTCCCTTTCGGAAGGGAGTCTTCCTCATGGCGCTAGAAGCGGGCGTGCCGATCGTGCCGGTGACGATTCGCGGGACTTACGAGGTGATGCCCAAGGGACCGCTGCGCTGTCGGCCCGGGCGCGTTCGCGTCATCGTCCACGAACCGATTCCGACGACGGCCTATAGCGTGGCGACCCTGGAAGTCCTGATGACGACGGTGCGTCGCGCGATCGCCTCTGCCCTTCCCGAGTCATCCGCATCGGCTTCATCATGGCGCGCGAGATCTATCTCGATGTAG
- a CDS encoding ribonuclease H-like domain-containing protein yields the protein MAREIYLDVETQRLAHEVPGGWTNIRAFGLSVAVTWDEGHDFRTWFESDAPRLIAELETFDRIITFNGERFDFSVLSGYGPVGKLYFKSLDLHADLMRKLARRVPFESLVRATLGRSKSGSGEDAVRWWRAGEVARVIAYCQRDVELLREIVRFARERGYVRVPPNRIVPVVW from the coding sequence ATGGCGCGCGAGATCTATCTCGATGTAGAGACGCAGCGATTGGCCCATGAGGTCCCGGGCGGATGGACGAACATCCGCGCCTTCGGCCTCTCCGTCGCCGTCACGTGGGATGAGGGACACGACTTCCGCACTTGGTTCGAATCCGACGCGCCACGATTGATCGCCGAGTTGGAGACGTTCGACCGCATCATCACCTTCAATGGTGAGCGCTTCGATTTCTCCGTCCTGAGCGGATATGGGCCTGTGGGCAAACTCTACTTCAAATCGCTCGATCTGCATGCCGACTTGATGCGGAAGCTCGCGCGGCGCGTCCCCTTCGAATCGCTCGTGCGGGCGACGCTCGGGCGGAGCAAAAGCGGAAGTGGGGAAGACGCCGTTCGATGGTGGCGCGCCGGAGAAGTCGCGCGCGTCATCGCGTACTGCCAGCGCGATGTCGAATTGCTGCGCGAGATCGTTCGCTTCGCGCGGGAACGCGGCTACGTCCGCGTCCCCCCCAATCGCATCGTGCCCGTCGTGTGGTGA